One Prodigiosinella aquatilis DNA window includes the following coding sequences:
- the thiP gene encoding thiamine/thiamine pyrophosphate ABC transporter permease ThiP — protein sequence MVTRRQPLALNWLWPGLLATALLVTAAALAFGALWQQAPTNQWLALWQDDYLWHVIRFTFWQALLSALFSTVPAIFLARALYRRRFPGHRWLLRLCAMTLVLPVLVAVFGILSVYGRQGWLAHLLALVGIEYRFSPYGLRGILLAHVFFNLPLATRLLLQALEGIATEQRQLATQLGMRGWNYFHLVEWPWLRRQILPAAALIFMLCFASFATVLSLGGGPEATTIELAIYQALSFDYDPARAALLALIQIVCCLGLVLLSQRLGKLLPVGYSQQQHWRDPQDSLLSRSLDTLLIAAALLLLLPPLLAVIADGLNASLLEVLRQPVLWQTLFTSLRIALAAGVVCVILTMMLLWSSRELKLRQRLFLGQLMDLSGMLILAMPGIVLATGFFLLFNNTFGLPDSPYALVVMTNALMAIPYALKVLENPMYDTAERFNQLCLSLDIRGWQRLKVVELRALKLPITQALAFACVLSIGDFGVIALFGNEQFRTLPFYLYQQIGAYRSADGAVTALLLLLLCFTLFTLIEKLAGQHDHSR from the coding sequence ATGGTTACGCGCCGTCAGCCACTAGCCCTCAACTGGCTATGGCCCGGCTTGCTGGCCACAGCATTACTGGTTACAGCGGCCGCACTGGCATTTGGGGCATTGTGGCAGCAAGCCCCGACAAACCAATGGCTCGCACTGTGGCAGGATGATTACCTGTGGCACGTCATCCGCTTCACGTTCTGGCAAGCACTGCTGTCCGCCCTGTTTTCGACGGTACCGGCGATCTTCCTGGCACGGGCGCTATATCGCCGCCGCTTTCCCGGCCATCGTTGGCTACTGCGTCTGTGTGCCATGACACTGGTATTGCCGGTGCTGGTGGCTGTATTCGGAATTCTCAGCGTCTACGGTCGCCAGGGATGGCTAGCGCATTTACTGGCATTGGTGGGCATTGAATACCGTTTTTCTCCCTACGGTCTGCGAGGCATTCTGCTGGCGCACGTATTTTTTAATCTGCCACTGGCGACCCGCCTGCTGTTACAGGCACTGGAAGGTATTGCCACCGAACAGAGACAATTGGCTACCCAATTGGGCATGCGTGGCTGGAATTACTTTCACCTTGTGGAATGGCCGTGGTTGCGCCGCCAGATTCTGCCCGCCGCAGCACTGATTTTTATGCTCTGTTTCGCCAGTTTCGCCACCGTCCTGTCATTAGGCGGTGGACCAGAGGCGACCACTATCGAACTGGCTATCTATCAGGCACTGAGTTTTGACTACGATCCAGCACGGGCGGCTTTGCTGGCGCTCATTCAGATAGTCTGTTGCCTTGGCCTGGTACTGCTCAGTCAACGTTTGGGTAAATTGCTGCCGGTGGGGTACAGCCAGCAGCAACACTGGCGCGATCCACAGGATAGCTTACTGAGTCGAAGCCTTGACACACTGTTGATTGCGGCAGCGTTACTGCTGCTGTTACCGCCGCTGTTGGCCGTCATCGCCGATGGACTCAATGCCTCACTACTCGAGGTTCTGCGGCAACCTGTACTGTGGCAAACGCTATTCACCTCACTGCGTATCGCGCTGGCAGCGGGGGTTGTATGCGTCATACTGACCATGATGCTACTGTGGAGCAGCCGTGAGCTTAAGTTGCGCCAGCGCCTCTTTCTCGGGCAATTGATGGATCTGAGTGGAATGTTGATTCTGGCGATGCCCGGTATCGTGCTGGCGACCGGCTTTTTTCTGTTGTTCAATAATACGTTTGGGTTACCGGATTCGCCTTACGCCTTGGTCGTCATGACCAATGCCTTGATGGCAATCCCTTATGCGTTGAAAGTGCTGGAAAACCCAATGTATGACACGGCAGAACGGTTTAATCAGCTGTGTTTATCGCTGGATATCCGTGGCTGGCAACGACTGAAAGTGGTCGAACTGCGGGCATTAAAGCTCCCCATCACACAAGCGCTGGCCTTTGCCTGTGTACTCTCAATTGGTGATTTTGGCGTCATCGCCCTATTTGGCAACGAACAATTCCGCACCTTACCGTTTTATCTTTACCAGCAGATTGGCGCTTATCGCAGTGCCGACGGCGCGGTAACCGCCCTGCTCCTGCTGTTATTATGCTTTACCCTGTTCACCCTGATTGAGAAACTGGCGGGCCAACATGATCATTCTCGATAA
- the ivbL gene encoding ilvB operon leader peptide IvbL yields MKHTSSTFALLSTAYDAVVVVRVVVVVGSAP; encoded by the coding sequence GTGAAACACACCTCCTCCACTTTCGCTCTACTAAGCACCGCGTATGACGCGGTCGTCGTCGTGCGCGTGGTGGTCGTGGTCGGCAGCGCGCCGTAA
- the thiQ gene encoding thiamine ABC transporter ATP-binding protein ThiQ yields MIILDKLVYLYQHLPMRFDLRVQSGERIAILGPSGAGKSTLLSLIAGFLMADSGQLRLNGQDHHATPPAKRPVSILFQENNLFPHLSLKQNIALGLNPGLKLNAHQQEILRHIAQQVGLTPMLDRLPSQVSGGQRQRAALARCLIRQQPILLLDEPFSALDPALRYEMLELLDTVCSERQLTLLMVSHNLEDAARIASRTVLVVDGHIYYDGPTCDLQRGTTEAARILGISLRENK; encoded by the coding sequence ATGATCATTCTCGATAAACTTGTCTACCTCTACCAACACCTGCCGATGCGTTTTGATCTCCGGGTACAATCGGGGGAACGGATAGCGATCCTGGGCCCCAGTGGGGCAGGCAAAAGCACCCTGCTAAGTCTGATTGCCGGTTTTCTGATGGCAGACAGCGGCCAGCTACGATTGAACGGCCAAGATCACCACGCTACGCCACCGGCTAAACGGCCAGTCTCGATTCTGTTTCAGGAAAATAATCTGTTCCCCCACCTCTCACTGAAACAGAACATCGCGCTGGGCCTCAACCCTGGCCTGAAACTGAATGCACATCAACAGGAAATCCTGCGCCATATCGCACAACAAGTTGGACTGACACCGATGTTGGACCGCCTTCCATCGCAGGTTTCCGGTGGCCAGCGTCAACGTGCCGCGCTGGCCCGTTGCCTGATCCGCCAGCAACCGATCTTGCTGTTGGATGAACCCTTTTCCGCGCTGGACCCGGCATTACGCTATGAAATGCTGGAACTACTGGATACCGTGTGTAGTGAACGGCAACTCACCCTGCTGATGGTTTCTCATAATCTGGAAGACGCGGCCCGCATCGCCTCACGCACAGTGCTGGTGGTGGATGGACATATTTACTATGACGGCCCAACTTGTGATTTGCAGCGGGGCACAACGGAAGCGGCACGGATTCTGGGTATTTCCCTTCGTGAGAATAAATAA